The sequence GCTATATTTTTGGGAGGGTGATAGGAAGAAGATTATTACGGTTAATGCGAAGAAAAAAGCGGTTCGTGAATTCAATTGAATCAGCCATGGGGTTAATGGAGAAATACCATGCATTTTCCCTATCCCTTAGTTGTTTTGTTCCCGGAGCCCGTTATTTGGTGCCATTGCTTTATGGGATCAGCCGGCTTTCATTCAGAACGTTTGCCATCTTTGCATATAGCGGTGCTTTTGTATGGGTATTGATTATTTTTGTGTCAGGCTACCTATTTGGCGATAAAATGGATCTGGTCATGAAGTATAGCGATGAGTTGTGGCTGGTGGTCCTTGCTGGGGTGATTGTCTTTGTCAGCATCATAGTACGGCGGAAAAAAACTATTAAGGAAACAGGCACTGGAATGGAGAAAGCCATTTATCAGGAAAGGCAGCAAAAATAGCTGCCTTCACCTGTAACTTGTCCTTTATTGGCTAAAATTCGTTCCTGTGTTCAACCAGATCGATAGCCCCAAGAACAATATGGGCCAATCCGAAACCGAATACTGTGTTGGAAACCATTTTATCTATTTTGCGATTTTGTTTCATCGCATACCCGGCTGCTGTAACAGCTGTGCCTAAAACGGTGGGAATCATGCCTTCGCGAATTCGGTTCAAATGAATCACCTCGTGTAATAGATACGTCCTTTACTGTGAAGGACAATATTAGCTTTTCCCACAATCACTGTGAATTGTTTGCCAAATATAAGGAGGTTCGGAATATGAATATGAATTTGAACAACACTCTGCTAGGATCCCTAGGAATTGAAGTCACAGAACTGCAAAAAGGAAAGGTGGTCGCCACGATGCCCGTTGATGACAGAACAAGGCAGCCGTTTGGCCTGCTGCATGGCGGAGCTTCGGTTGCACTTGCAGAAACTGTGGCCAGCGTAGGTGCCTTCGAGTTGGTCGACAAAGAAAATGAAGTCGTTGTTGGTCTGGAAATCAACGCCAACCACATCAGGGCAAAAAGAGAAGGAGTGGTCACAGCCGTTGGCACAGTCCTCCACCAGGGAAAAACGACCATGGTCTGGGATATAAAAATAACAGACGAAGACGACAACCTTGTTTCCGTTTCAAGATGTACCATTGCGGTGATTAAACGCAAGAAGTAAACCAGCCGATTTGGCTGGTTTTTGTTTGGACATATTGAATAATAGCGACCTTTAAATCGCAATTCACACAGGGAACCATGCCCGAAGTCTGACAGACCCAAAACTTATTGCATTGCATCCATATCCTCTTCTATTTCAATAACCCTTCGCAATTTCTCGTTATGGAAGGAGGGGGGTGCCATTTTAAGCAGTTTATTTCGAATGGAGCAAAGAATCGGGAAATCGACTTGGGAGGCAAACCCATAAATTTTCATTTCATCTTTAATCATCTTGATCCGTTCTTGTCTGTGCAGAGTGTATTTTATAAAAGCCTCTGACACTGAATCTTCCTTACTCACCCATTTTGCAAGGTACACAGCATCTTCAACTGCCTGTGAAGCTCCCTGGCCTATATTGGGCATTGAGGCGTGAGCTGCATCACCGAGTAATAGAATATTCCCGGATTGCAGAGGGGTTAGTGGTTTCAGTTCATACAAATCGTCGTAAATAATCTGGTCGTTTGGGGTGTTTTCTAATATTTCCTGGATTGGATCATGATAGTAGAAAAAGTTGAACAATAAGTCGATTGGAGCCCATTCGTGCAGGCTGCCTTCTGTCGATTTTATTAATGCGTACCAAAAGATTTGCTGGTCTGGTAAAGGAGCGATGCCGAATCTTCCTCTAGCTCCCCAGGTTTCGGTATAGGCAGAGACTTTGAAAGGGGAATCTTCGATAATTCCTCGCCAGCAAGAAAACCCTGTAAAGCTGAGTGTGCTGTTTGGAAACAGTTTAGAGCGAACGGAGGAGGCTGCACCATCGCAGGCGATCAGATAGTCTGATTCTGCGCTGGTGCCATCTTTAAAAAATAATGTTATGGCTCCATTATCTGTAAAGTCGGTCATATGCTTTTCTAAATGAAGAGAACCTGGAAGGAGCGCATCCAATAGTAACCTTTGAAGGGATGAACGTTGGATGAACAGGTAATTTGGTATATGGGCGGGAGGCTGGTAATGAAAATTGGCAATGGTGTTCCCCAAATCGGATTTCAGCAGACAACCATCTGATTCAAGGCCGTTATTCCGTAATTCGGGTCCCAAACCCATGATGTAAAAAGCGCGCATTGCATTACCGCTTAAAATGATTCCTGTATCCGGTTCACTGACCCGCTTTTCTTTTTCATAAACCTCTGCATGGATCCCATTTTTCTGCAGGGCAATGGCTGTGCATAATCCGCTGATACCGCCGCCTACTATTGCGATTCTGACATCATCCATTATTCTCCCTCCATTCCGCCAGGGCTGAATCTTATGTTATTTCACCTTAACTATACTGCACCGTCACAGTGGTTGGTATGGATAAAATTTGAATTTTCCATGTACAAAAAAAAGGCCATCAGGTGGATGTGCCTGATGGCCTTTCAAATGGTTATTTAAATTGATTTTCAGCCATCTTTTTCCGTGCTTCTGCAAGGTCATCCTGCACAGTACGGTCCGACAGCTTTACACCGCTGTTATATGCTGCTCTTGATATCAGATGCCCGGCAACAGGGGATGTAAGGAAAATGAAGCCTATTCCCAGCAATAATCGGGAATTAAAGTGATCTTCAATAAGCCAAAAATAAAGGAAGGTTCCAAGCAATACAAGCATTACACCCAATGTGGCACTTTTAGATGCCGCGTGGTTCCTTGTATAAACATCAGGCAGCCTGATTAGCCCGAAAGCTGTCACAAGGCTGAGGAATGCGCCGAACAGGATAAACAAGCCTGCAAAAAACTTAACGATCTCCATTTCTGTCATATTCCATGATTACTCCCTTCTCAAGAAACTTTGAAAAGGCGACTGTCCCGATGAATGCCAGTATTCCGATCAGCAGGATGATATCGAGAAAGGCGCTAGTATCGAGAAGGATCGACACTAAAGCAACTACAGAAACCAGACTGATGCCGATCGCGTCCAGGGCAACTACCCGGTCAGCCACCGTCGGCCCCTTGATCACACGGTAAATCAGGCCAATCATCGCAAGTGATATGAAGGTAACTGAAATCCACATAACGGTTTCGAACATTATCGGCTCACCTCCATAATCGCTTTTTCGAACGTATTTTTAATGCTCTCGATGGCTTCATCCGCATCGTTGATATCCATTGCATGTATATATAAAATCTTATTATCTGCAGAAATATCAACAACCAGTGTTCCAGGAGTTAAAGTGATCAGATTCGCCAGCACCGTAATCTCCCAATCTGCTTTCAATTCCGTTGGAAATGCGAAGATCCCTGGTTTGATATTAAGCTTTGGCCTTAGGACGGCCTTTAGGACGTCAATATTTGAAAGAATTAATTCCCTCGTAAAAATGTAGATCAGATTTACAACTGCCACTACCCTCAACAGATAAAACCGGGAAGTGAAAAACCGGCGGAAAATATAAATGATGAGCAGGCCGAAGAAATACCCGACGAAAAACGAGGCCGGGGAGTAGGATGTCTTAAGGAACATCCAGACAAAGGCCAAAATGAAATTCAGCAAGATTTGGAAAGCCATAGCTCATCACTCCTTTAAAACAGCATTGATGTAGATTTCCGGATTG comes from Mesobacillus jeotgali and encodes:
- a CDS encoding DedA family protein; the protein is MDLDLVVNIIDENGYLGLFLWLWFGVFILPVPNEVILMTVGLASSQGALTPMLAFCVTYLGISAAFTSSYIFGRVIGRRLLRLMRRKKRFVNSIESAMGLMEKYHAFSLSLSCFVPGARYLVPLLYGISRLSFRTFAIFAYSGAFVWVLIIFVSGYLFGDKMDLVMKYSDELWLVVLAGVIVFVSIIVRRKKTIKETGTGMEKAIYQERQQK
- a CDS encoding asparagine synthase, with the translated sequence MIPTVLGTAVTAAGYAMKQNRKIDKMVSNTVFGFGLAHIVLGAIDLVEHRNEF
- a CDS encoding PaaI family thioesterase, whose amino-acid sequence is MNLNNTLLGSLGIEVTELQKGKVVATMPVDDRTRQPFGLLHGGASVALAETVASVGAFELVDKENEVVVGLEINANHIRAKREGVVTAVGTVLHQGKTTMVWDIKITDEDDNLVSVSRCTIAVIKRKK
- a CDS encoding FAD-dependent monooxygenase; translated protein: MDDVRIAIVGGGISGLCTAIALQKNGIHAEVYEKEKRVSEPDTGIILSGNAMRAFYIMGLGPELRNNGLESDGCLLKSDLGNTIANFHYQPPAHIPNYLFIQRSSLQRLLLDALLPGSLHLEKHMTDFTDNGAITLFFKDGTSAESDYLIACDGAASSVRSKLFPNSTLSFTGFSCWRGIIEDSPFKVSAYTETWGARGRFGIAPLPDQQIFWYALIKSTEGSLHEWAPIDLLFNFFYYHDPIQEILENTPNDQIIYDDLYELKPLTPLQSGNILLLGDAAHASMPNIGQGASQAVEDAVYLAKWVSKEDSVSEAFIKYTLHRQERIKMIKDEMKIYGFASQVDFPILCSIRNKLLKMAPPSFHNEKLRRVIEIEEDMDAMQ
- the mnhG gene encoding monovalent cation/H(+) antiporter subunit G; protein product: MTEMEIVKFFAGLFILFGAFLSLVTAFGLIRLPDVYTRNHAASKSATLGVMLVLLGTFLYFWLIEDHFNSRLLLGIGFIFLTSPVAGHLISRAAYNSGVKLSDRTVQDDLAEARKKMAENQFK
- a CDS encoding Na(+)/H(+) antiporter subunit F1, whose amino-acid sequence is MFETVMWISVTFISLAMIGLIYRVIKGPTVADRVVALDAIGISLVSVVALVSILLDTSAFLDIILLIGILAFIGTVAFSKFLEKGVIMEYDRNGDR
- a CDS encoding Na+/H+ antiporter subunit E, with the protein product MAFQILLNFILAFVWMFLKTSYSPASFFVGYFFGLLIIYIFRRFFTSRFYLLRVVAVVNLIYIFTRELILSNIDVLKAVLRPKLNIKPGIFAFPTELKADWEITVLANLITLTPGTLVVDISADNKILYIHAMDINDADEAIESIKNTFEKAIMEVSR